In Salinigranum marinum, one DNA window encodes the following:
- a CDS encoding MBL fold metallo-hydrolase, with protein MSEYPQASGPVDAVAPTELAEQLRTGEPVSVLDVRNRADAEAWPLSGAAVTTVQIPYYRFVEADVTDAVDDLAREVREALDEPVLVVCGRGESSAYVAELLEAEGLAAANLDEGMRGWARVSHTVEIETDSATVVQYQRPSSGCLSYLVVSGDEALVVDPLRAFTDRYVAAARDHGVELVAAVDTHVHADHVSGVRDLRAATDADVLLPAGARERGLSFDARLVGAGDTIEVGEVALDAVALPGHTTEMLGYRLGGLLFAGDTVFLESVARPDLEAGDEGAPDAARRLHATLSALDDDRLIAPAHFSDAARPNDAGAYVARMGDLRGRLHALSLAPDEFIDFVLADMPPRPANYEEIIAVNLGRESAAADESFELELGPNNCAATRAADAD; from the coding sequence ATGAGCGAGTATCCGCAGGCGTCGGGGCCGGTCGACGCCGTCGCGCCGACCGAACTGGCCGAACAGCTCCGGACGGGCGAGCCGGTGTCGGTTCTCGATGTCCGCAACCGCGCCGACGCCGAGGCGTGGCCGCTGTCGGGCGCGGCGGTGACCACCGTCCAGATCCCGTACTACCGGTTCGTCGAGGCCGACGTCACCGACGCCGTCGACGACCTCGCACGCGAGGTGCGCGAGGCACTGGACGAACCGGTCCTCGTCGTCTGTGGCCGCGGCGAGTCGAGCGCGTACGTCGCCGAACTCCTCGAGGCCGAGGGGCTTGCCGCCGCGAACCTCGACGAGGGAATGCGCGGGTGGGCCCGCGTCTCCCACACCGTCGAGATCGAGACCGACTCGGCCACCGTCGTCCAGTACCAGCGCCCCTCCTCGGGCTGTCTGTCGTACCTCGTCGTCTCGGGCGACGAGGCGCTGGTCGTCGACCCCCTGCGGGCGTTCACTGACCGCTACGTCGCCGCCGCGCGCGACCACGGTGTCGAGCTGGTCGCGGCGGTCGACACGCACGTCCACGCCGACCACGTCAGCGGCGTCCGCGACCTCAGGGCGGCGACCGACGCGGACGTGCTCCTCCCCGCGGGTGCCCGCGAGCGGGGGCTCTCCTTCGACGCCCGACTCGTCGGGGCGGGCGACACGATCGAGGTGGGTGAGGTCGCGCTCGACGCCGTGGCGCTTCCGGGCCACACGACCGAGATGCTCGGCTACCGACTGGGGGGTCTGCTGTTCGCCGGGGACACCGTCTTCCTCGAGAGCGTCGCCCGGCCGGACCTCGAAGCGGGCGACGAGGGCGCACCCGACGCCGCCCGACGCCTGCACGCGACGCTGTCGGCGCTCGACGACGACCGCCTGATCGCGCCGGCACACTTCTCGGACGCCGCCCGACCGAACGACGCCGGCGCGTACGTCGCACGGATGGGAGACCTCCGAGGGCGCCTCCACGCGCTGTCGCTTGCTCCCGACGAGTTCATCGACTTCGTCCTCGCCGACATGCCGCCGCGCCCCGCGAACTACGAGGAGATCATCGCGGTGAACCTCGGGCGGGAGTCCGCCGCCGCCGACGAGTCGTTCGAGCTCGAACTCGGGCCGAACAACTGCGCGGCGACCCGTGCCGCGGACGCCGACTGA
- a CDS encoding histidine kinase N-terminal 7TM domain-containing protein: protein MTRSYGSYLVSLVVGLTTVGAWLYFCSAYTHRSFHTDPTYRRAAVAVYLAIVAVKLTNPFHGIYFTTEFVTEPFPHLTVIHGTFHWIVSGLSYALVAVGFFMLYELFLESDYDTRPLGIVAAITGLPVVFDIVGFASTSLIDINYEPLGVAVFAVGVLYVFEEEFLAVQLTDGVDDAVVYLDDDGRIRQFNDRARALFPSLAGAPGASFSAVLPDAAARLGTDEPVLDRTRDGETRYYLVSDTAFTMGQTDIGRLVVFTDVTNTERQRRELDRQNEQLEGFAAAIRHELLNTLQIVSGRVTIAGEALESGDVQTARESLRTASRTADRMSDIVGDLAELARHGQTLEGTDCVDLAATTEAAWDAVDTGDVSLSVDADGQVDADRGRVHGLFESAFAFAVHNDASTVAVALDDDGFSITDDGHPVGDDAPEDFFRYGVSVPDAASGMLLPNLRMLARTHGWEATIDTAYTDGIRIVVRGVGVRRRREQAA, encoded by the coding sequence ATGACACGCTCGTACGGCAGCTATCTCGTCAGCCTGGTAGTCGGCCTCACGACCGTCGGTGCCTGGCTGTACTTCTGCTCGGCGTACACCCACCGCTCGTTCCACACGGACCCGACCTACCGGCGGGCCGCGGTCGCGGTGTATCTCGCCATCGTCGCGGTGAAGCTCACGAACCCGTTCCACGGGATCTACTTCACGACCGAGTTCGTGACGGAGCCGTTCCCCCACCTGACCGTCATACACGGGACGTTCCACTGGATCGTCTCCGGGCTCTCGTACGCGCTCGTCGCCGTCGGCTTCTTCATGCTGTACGAGCTGTTCCTCGAATCCGACTACGATACCCGCCCCCTCGGGATCGTCGCGGCCATCACCGGCCTCCCGGTGGTGTTCGACATCGTCGGCTTCGCCAGTACGAGCCTCATCGACATCAACTACGAACCGCTCGGCGTCGCCGTCTTCGCCGTCGGGGTGCTGTACGTCTTCGAGGAGGAGTTCCTGGCCGTCCAGCTCACGGACGGCGTCGACGACGCGGTGGTGTACCTGGACGACGACGGGCGGATCCGGCAGTTCAACGACCGGGCTCGGGCGCTGTTTCCGTCGCTGGCGGGCGCGCCGGGTGCCTCGTTCAGCGCCGTGCTCCCGGACGCGGCGGCCCGCCTCGGCACCGACGAGCCGGTGCTCGACCGCACCCGCGACGGGGAGACGCGGTACTACCTCGTGAGCGACACCGCCTTCACCATGGGCCAGACCGACATCGGACGGCTCGTGGTCTTCACCGACGTGACCAACACGGAGCGCCAGCGCCGGGAACTCGACCGACAGAACGAACAGCTCGAAGGGTTCGCCGCCGCGATCAGACACGAACTGCTCAACACGCTCCAGATCGTCAGCGGGCGGGTGACCATCGCCGGGGAAGCGCTCGAAAGCGGCGACGTACAGACCGCCCGGGAGTCGTTGCGGACGGCCTCGCGAACGGCCGACCGGATGTCGGACATCGTCGGCGACCTGGCGGAGCTCGCGCGACACGGGCAGACGCTGGAGGGCACCGACTGCGTCGACCTGGCGGCGACCACCGAAGCCGCCTGGGACGCAGTCGACACCGGCGACGTCTCGCTGTCGGTCGACGCCGACGGACAGGTCGACGCCGACAGGGGTCGCGTCCACGGGCTCTTCGAGAGCGCCTTCGCCTTCGCGGTCCACAACGACGCGTCGACGGTCGCGGTCGCCCTCGACGACGACGGCTTTTCGATCACCGACGACGGCCACCCCGTGGGCGATGACGCGCCCGAGGACTTCTTCCGGTACGGCGTCTCCGTCCCCGACGCGGCGTCCGGGATGCTCCTGCCGAACCTCCGGATGCTCGCCCGCACCCACGGCTGGGAGGCGACGATCGACACCGCCTACACCGACGGGATCCGGATCGTCGTGCGCGGCGTCGGCGTCCGACGCAGGCGCGAGCAGGCCGCCTGA
- a CDS encoding rubrerythrin family protein: MDGDTFRESVESAKRTELDRLGSSKLLIALTGARIERERVLEVAAHSEHAARETFRAWAADEPHDGARAAFEAVAAQEDTHLDRVLAALDGEVDLADGGPMHAYLRGREETIERVASGMVGRPLVSLRTHTQLIGFFINEADESGADLFRDLKSETAAVIDDGVALLDEHCTDDAEWERARMVAEYVIQVAYDDYADGLTELGLGVKDVC; this comes from the coding sequence ATGGACGGCGACACGTTCCGCGAGTCGGTCGAGTCGGCGAAGCGCACGGAACTCGACCGGCTGGGATCGAGCAAGCTGCTCATCGCGCTGACCGGCGCACGGATCGAACGCGAGCGCGTCCTCGAGGTGGCGGCCCACTCCGAACACGCCGCCCGCGAGACGTTCCGCGCGTGGGCGGCCGACGAGCCACACGACGGCGCGAGGGCGGCGTTCGAGGCGGTCGCCGCCCAGGAGGACACCCACCTCGACCGCGTCCTCGCGGCGCTCGACGGCGAGGTCGACCTCGCCGACGGCGGACCGATGCACGCGTACCTGCGGGGACGCGAGGAGACGATCGAACGCGTCGCGAGCGGGATGGTCGGCCGACCGCTCGTCAGTCTCCGCACGCACACCCAGCTCATCGGCTTCTTCATCAACGAGGCCGACGAGTCGGGTGCGGACCTCTTCCGCGATCTCAAGTCCGAGACCGCAGCCGTGATCGACGACGGCGTCGCGCTCCTCGACGAGCACTGCACGGACGACGCCGAGTGGGAGCGCGCGCGCATGGTGGCCGAGTACGTGATCCAGGTCGCGTACGACGACTACGCCGACGGGCTGACCGAGCTGGGACTCGGTGTCAAGGACGTCTGCTGA